In Streptomyces seoulensis, the following are encoded in one genomic region:
- the aroQ gene encoding type II 3-dehydroquinate dehydratase: MPRSLASAPIMILNGPNLNLLGQRQPEIYGKDTLADVETMCAETAAAYGGTVDCRQSNHEGQLIDWIHEARLGHAGIVINPGAYSHTSVAILDALNTCDGLPVVEVHISNIHQRESFRHHSYVSLRADGVIAGCGVQGYVFAVERIATLAGSARADA; this comes from the coding sequence GTGCCCCGCAGCCTGGCCAGCGCCCCGATCATGATCCTCAACGGGCCCAACCTGAACCTCCTCGGCCAGCGACAGCCCGAGATCTACGGCAAGGACACGCTGGCCGACGTGGAGACCATGTGCGCCGAGACGGCGGCCGCGTACGGCGGCACGGTGGACTGCCGGCAGTCCAACCACGAGGGACAGCTGATCGACTGGATCCACGAGGCACGGCTCGGCCACGCCGGGATCGTCATCAACCCCGGCGCCTACTCGCACACCTCGGTGGCGATCCTGGACGCGCTCAACACCTGCGACGGCCTGCCTGTGGTGGAGGTCCACATCTCCAACATCCACCAGCGCGAGTCCTTCCGGCACCACTCCTACGTCTCGCTGCGCGCCGACGGGGTGATCGCGGGCTGCGGGGTGCAGGGGTACGTCTTCGCGGTGGAGCGGATCGCCACGCTGGCGGGGTCGGCGCGGGCCGACGCCTGA
- a CDS encoding MBL fold metallo-hydrolase, giving the protein MTYSGEVRVGGPADVHELKDLMITKVAVGPMNNNAYLLRCRATDEQLLIDAAAEPHTLLTMIGEDGIASVVTTHQHGDHWQALGEVVGATGARTYAGREDAPGIPVATDVPVDDGDVIRVGQVELTARHLVGHTPGSIALVYDDPHGHPHVFTGDCLFPGGVGNTHQDPEAFASLIRDVETKIFDALPDETWVYPGHGDDTSLGAERPHLPEWHARGW; this is encoded by the coding sequence ATGACGTACAGCGGCGAGGTCAGGGTCGGCGGTCCGGCGGACGTGCACGAGCTGAAGGACCTGATGATCACGAAGGTCGCGGTCGGCCCGATGAACAACAACGCGTATCTGCTGCGTTGCCGGGCCACCGACGAGCAGCTCCTGATCGACGCGGCCGCCGAGCCGCACACCCTCCTCACCATGATCGGCGAGGACGGCATCGCCTCCGTCGTCACCACCCATCAGCACGGTGACCACTGGCAGGCCCTCGGCGAGGTCGTCGGCGCCACCGGCGCCCGTACGTACGCCGGCCGGGAGGACGCCCCGGGCATCCCGGTCGCCACCGATGTGCCGGTGGACGACGGGGACGTCATCCGGGTCGGACAGGTCGAGCTGACCGCGCGCCATCTCGTCGGGCACACGCCGGGCTCCATCGCGCTGGTCTACGACGACCCGCACGGCCACCCGCACGTCTTCACCGGCGACTGCCTCTTCCCCGGCGGCGTGGGCAACACCCACCAGGACCCCGAGGCGTTCGCCAGCCTGATCCGGGACGTCGAGACGAAGATCTTCGACGCGCTGCCGGACGAGACCTGGGTCTACCCGGGCCACGGCGACGACACCAGCCTCGGGGCCGAGCGCCCGCATCTGCCGGAGTGGCACGCGCGCGGCTGGTGA
- a CDS encoding maleylpyruvate isomerase family mycothiol-dependent enzyme has protein sequence MTDHAHDLARVQEATERLLSAAAALDNAALAEPSRLPGWTRGHVLAHIARNADALVNVLEGRPMYVSAETRDADIERDAPRPLETHLTDVRDSAARFDAAGAAQGDWDREVELRNGITDIAARLPFRRWAEIELHHVDLGAGHELEDLPAEFTERETEFLARRFLGHADVPATRLSDGTRTWDTGQEADDPEITVTGTPADLLGWLAGRREGTALEVKGGELPALPPL, from the coding sequence ATGACCGATCACGCTCATGACCTGGCCCGTGTACAGGAAGCGACGGAACGGCTGCTCAGCGCGGCCGCCGCACTGGACAACGCGGCACTGGCCGAGCCGTCACGGCTTCCGGGCTGGACGCGCGGACATGTCCTCGCTCACATCGCCCGCAACGCCGACGCCCTCGTGAACGTCCTCGAGGGCCGCCCGATGTACGTGAGCGCCGAGACCCGCGACGCCGACATCGAGCGGGACGCGCCGCGCCCCCTGGAGACCCACCTCACCGACGTGCGCGACAGCGCGGCCCGGTTCGACGCGGCCGGCGCGGCGCAGGGCGACTGGGACCGCGAGGTGGAGCTGCGCAACGGCATCACCGACATCGCGGCCCGGCTGCCCTTCCGGCGCTGGGCCGAGATCGAGCTGCACCACGTGGACCTCGGCGCCGGTCACGAGCTGGAGGACCTCCCGGCCGAGTTCACCGAGCGCGAGACGGAGTTCCTGGCCCGGCGCTTCCTGGGCCACGCGGACGTGCCCGCGACGCGGCTGAGCGACGGCACCCGGACCTGGGACACCGGACAGGAGGCCGATGATCCCGAGATCACCGTCACCGGGACGCCGGCCGACCTGCTGGGCTGGCTCGCCGGGCGCCGCGAGGGGACCGCGCTGGAGGTGAAGGGCGGCGAGCTGCCCGCACTGCCCCCGCTGTGA
- a CDS encoding carbohydrate kinase family protein produces MIVVAGEALIDLVPQGRGALAGLRPALGGGPFNTAVALGRLGSPTAFASRTSHDAFGEALLDGLRQAGVDVSAVQRGPEPTTLAVATIDSGGSAAYSFYVEGTADRLFTTPAALPEGTRAVSFGTCSLALEPGASAYEALMRSAAGQGLFTALDPNIRAGLIPDADAYRERFRGWLPSVTLLKLSEEDAEWLGGTPREWLAAGPSAVVVTRGGDGLTVFTADGAEHRVPGEKVDVVDTIGAGDTVNAALLHGLSTLDALSARALAGLHPDTWRRLLGFAARAAAITCSRAGAEPPYAAELGEL; encoded by the coding sequence GTGATCGTCGTCGCCGGTGAGGCACTGATCGACCTGGTACCGCAGGGCCGTGGCGCCCTGGCCGGCCTCCGGCCCGCGCTCGGCGGCGGCCCGTTCAACACCGCCGTGGCCCTCGGCCGGCTGGGCTCGCCGACCGCCTTCGCCTCCCGCACCTCGCACGACGCCTTCGGCGAGGCCCTGCTCGACGGGCTGCGGCAGGCCGGGGTGGACGTGTCCGCGGTCCAGCGCGGCCCGGAGCCGACCACGCTCGCGGTGGCCACCATCGACTCCGGCGGCTCGGCGGCCTACTCCTTCTACGTCGAGGGCACCGCCGACCGCCTCTTCACCACCCCGGCCGCCCTGCCCGAGGGCACCCGCGCGGTGTCCTTCGGCACCTGCTCGCTCGCCCTGGAACCGGGGGCGAGCGCCTACGAGGCACTGATGCGGTCGGCCGCCGGTCAGGGCCTGTTCACCGCGCTCGACCCCAACATCCGGGCGGGCCTGATCCCGGACGCGGACGCCTACCGCGAGCGGTTCCGGGGCTGGCTGCCCTCGGTGACGCTGCTGAAGCTGTCCGAGGAGGACGCCGAGTGGCTCGGCGGTACCCCGCGCGAGTGGCTGGCGGCGGGCCCCTCCGCCGTGGTCGTCACGCGGGGCGGTGACGGCCTCACCGTCTTCACCGCCGACGGCGCGGAGCACCGGGTGCCCGGCGAGAAGGTCGACGTCGTGGACACCATCGGCGCCGGGGACACCGTGAACGCGGCCCTGCTGCACGGCCTGTCCACCCTGGACGCGCTGTCCGCGCGGGCGCTCGCCGGGCTGCACCCGGACACCTGGCGACGGCTGCTCGGCTTCGCCGCGCGAGCGGCGGCGATCACCTGCTCCCGGGCGGGCGCGGAGCCGCCGTACGCCGCCGAGCTGGGCGAACTGTGA
- the uvrC gene encoding excinuclease ABC subunit UvrC — protein MADPSSYRPRPGEIPDSPGVYRFRDEHRRVIYVGKAKSLRQRLANYFQDLTNLHPRTRSMVTTAASVEWTVVSTEVEALQLEYSWIKEYDPRFNVKYRDDKSYPYLAVTMNEEFPRVQVMRGHKKKGVRYFGPYAHAWAIRDTVDLLLRVFPVRTCSAGVFKNAERTGRPCLLGYIGKCSAPCVGRISPEDHYELAEEFCDFMAGRTGTYLRRLERQMAEASDEMEYERAARLRDDVGALKKAMEKNAVVLADATDADLVAVAEDELEAAVQIFHVRGGRVRGQRGWVTDKVEEITTGALVEHALQQLYGEETGDSVPKEVLVPALPDPVEPVQEWLTVRRGANVSLRIPQRGDKKALMETVQRNAQQALVLHKTKRASDLTTRSRALEEIADALELDSAPLRIECYDISHLQGDDVVASMVVFEDGLQRKNEYRRFQIKGFAGQDDVRSMHEVITRRFRRYLAEKEKSGEWAGAEDTPVDGTPAGAPLTAEDDGVVGGPKDDDGRPQKFAYPPQLVVVDGGRPQVAAARRALDELGIDDIAVCGLAKRLEEVWVPGEEDPVVLPRSSEGLYLLQRVRDEAHRFAITYQRAKRAKRLRSGPLDEVPGLGETRKQALIKHFGSVKRLRAATIEQIQEVPGIGRKTAETIAVALARSAPAAPAVNTATGEIIDEEEPDTTGGSSGESVSAGLPDDRRGQET, from the coding sequence ATGGCCGACCCCTCCAGCTACCGCCCCAGGCCGGGCGAGATCCCCGACTCTCCGGGGGTGTACAGGTTCCGTGACGAGCACCGCCGGGTGATCTACGTCGGAAAGGCGAAGAGCCTGCGCCAGCGCCTGGCGAACTACTTCCAGGATCTGACGAACCTGCACCCCCGCACCCGCTCCATGGTCACCACCGCCGCGTCCGTGGAGTGGACCGTGGTGTCCACGGAGGTCGAGGCGCTGCAGCTGGAGTACTCCTGGATCAAGGAGTACGACCCCCGGTTCAACGTCAAATACCGCGACGACAAGAGCTACCCGTACCTCGCCGTCACGATGAACGAGGAGTTCCCGCGCGTCCAGGTGATGCGCGGTCACAAGAAGAAGGGCGTCAGGTACTTCGGCCCGTACGCCCACGCGTGGGCCATCCGGGACACCGTCGACCTGCTGCTGCGCGTCTTCCCGGTACGCACCTGCTCGGCCGGTGTCTTCAAGAACGCCGAGCGCACCGGCCGCCCCTGCCTGCTCGGGTACATCGGCAAGTGCTCCGCGCCCTGCGTGGGCCGGATCTCGCCGGAGGACCACTACGAGCTGGCCGAGGAGTTCTGCGACTTCATGGCCGGCCGCACCGGCACCTACCTCCGCCGTCTGGAGCGCCAGATGGCCGAGGCGTCCGACGAGATGGAGTACGAGCGTGCCGCCCGCCTGCGCGACGACGTCGGCGCGCTGAAGAAGGCCATGGAGAAGAACGCGGTCGTGCTCGCCGACGCGACCGACGCCGACCTCGTCGCCGTCGCCGAGGACGAGCTGGAGGCCGCCGTCCAGATCTTCCACGTGCGCGGCGGCCGGGTGCGCGGCCAGCGCGGCTGGGTCACCGACAAGGTCGAGGAGATCACCACCGGCGCCCTCGTCGAGCACGCCCTCCAGCAGCTCTACGGCGAGGAGACCGGCGACTCCGTGCCCAAGGAGGTGCTGGTCCCGGCGCTGCCCGACCCGGTGGAGCCGGTCCAGGAGTGGCTGACCGTCCGGCGCGGGGCCAACGTCTCGCTGCGCATCCCGCAGCGCGGCGACAAGAAGGCGCTGATGGAGACCGTCCAGCGCAACGCCCAGCAGGCCCTCGTGCTGCACAAGACCAAGCGCGCCTCCGACCTCACCACCCGCTCCCGCGCGCTGGAGGAGATCGCCGACGCCCTCGAACTGGACAGCGCCCCGCTGCGGATCGAGTGCTACGACATCTCCCACCTCCAGGGCGACGACGTGGTGGCCTCCATGGTCGTCTTCGAGGACGGCCTCCAGCGCAAGAACGAGTACCGCCGCTTCCAGATCAAGGGCTTCGCCGGCCAGGACGACGTCCGCTCCATGCACGAGGTGATCACCCGCCGTTTCCGCCGCTACCTGGCGGAGAAGGAGAAGTCCGGCGAGTGGGCGGGCGCCGAGGACACCCCGGTCGACGGCACGCCCGCCGGTGCCCCCCTGACCGCCGAGGACGACGGTGTCGTCGGTGGCCCCAAGGACGACGACGGCCGCCCCCAGAAGTTCGCCTACCCGCCCCAGCTCGTCGTGGTCGACGGCGGCCGTCCGCAGGTCGCCGCCGCGCGGCGCGCGCTGGACGAGCTGGGCATCGACGACATCGCCGTGTGCGGCCTCGCCAAGCGCCTGGAGGAGGTCTGGGTGCCCGGCGAGGAGGACCCCGTGGTGCTGCCCCGCAGCAGCGAGGGTCTCTACCTCCTGCAGCGGGTGCGCGACGAGGCCCACCGCTTCGCCATCACCTACCAGCGCGCCAAGCGTGCCAAGCGGCTGCGCAGCGGCCCGCTGGACGAGGTGCCCGGCCTCGGCGAGACCCGCAAGCAGGCCCTCATCAAGCACTTCGGCTCGGTCAAGCGGCTGCGCGCCGCCACCATCGAGCAGATCCAGGAAGTACCCGGCATAGGCCGGAAGACGGCCGAGACGATCGCGGTGGCACTCGCCCGTTCGGCCCCGGCCGCACCCGCCGTGAACACGGCGACCGGAGAGATCATTGACGAAGAGGAACCCGACACGACGGGCGGTTCCTCCGGAGAGTCCGTGAGCGCGGGCCTCCCGGACGACCGACGGGGGCAGGAGACATGA
- the rapZ gene encoding RNase adapter RapZ, whose product MTEHEARPTAERDRAHAATDDSPPGAAEQDNGAQVSQDVTPAAANDAPIPELVIISGMSGAGRSTAAKCLEDLGWFVVDNLPPALIPTMVELGARSQGNVARIAVVVDVRGRRFFDNLRESLADLDSRGVTRRIVFLESSEDALVRRFESVRRPHPLQGDGRIVDGIAAERELLRELRGDADLVIDTSSLNVHELRAKMDAQFAGEEEPELRATVMSFGFKYGLPVDADLVADMRFLPNPHWVPELRPFTGVNEEVASYVFNQPGAKEFLDRYAELLRLIAAGYRREGKRYVTIAIGCTGGKHRSVAMSEKLAARLAAEGVETVVVHRDMGRE is encoded by the coding sequence ATGACCGAGCACGAGGCACGGCCCACGGCCGAGCGGGACCGCGCACACGCGGCGACGGACGACAGCCCCCCGGGGGCGGCGGAACAGGACAACGGAGCACAGGTGAGTCAGGACGTCACGCCGGCAGCGGCCAACGACGCGCCCATCCCGGAGCTGGTGATCATCTCCGGCATGTCCGGAGCCGGCCGCTCGACGGCCGCGAAGTGCCTGGAGGACCTGGGCTGGTTCGTCGTCGACAACCTGCCGCCCGCGCTGATCCCCACCATGGTGGAGCTGGGAGCCCGCTCGCAGGGCAACGTGGCGCGGATCGCCGTCGTGGTGGACGTGCGTGGCCGCCGCTTCTTCGACAACCTCCGTGAGTCGCTCGCGGACCTCGACAGCCGGGGCGTCACCCGGCGCATCGTCTTCCTGGAGTCCTCCGAGGACGCCCTGGTGCGCCGCTTCGAGTCGGTGCGCCGCCCGCACCCCCTCCAGGGCGACGGCCGCATCGTGGACGGCATCGCCGCCGAGCGGGAACTGCTGCGCGAGCTGCGCGGCGACGCCGACCTGGTCATCGACACCTCCAGCCTCAACGTGCACGAGCTGCGCGCCAAGATGGACGCCCAGTTCGCGGGCGAGGAGGAGCCCGAGCTGCGGGCCACCGTGATGTCCTTCGGCTTCAAGTACGGCCTCCCGGTCGACGCCGACCTGGTCGCGGACATGCGGTTCCTGCCCAACCCGCACTGGGTCCCGGAGCTGCGCCCCTTCACCGGGGTCAACGAGGAGGTCGCCTCCTACGTCTTCAACCAGCCCGGCGCCAAGGAGTTCCTCGACCGGTACGCCGAGCTGCTCCGGCTGATCGCGGCCGGCTACCGCCGCGAGGGCAAGCGGTACGTGACCATCGCCATCGGCTGTACCGGCGGCAAGCACCGCTCGGTCGCCATGTCGGAGAAGCTCGCGGCGCGTCTCGCGGCGGAGGGCGTGGAGACGGTGGTCGTGCACCGGGACATGGGACGCGAATGA
- a CDS encoding LacI family DNA-binding transcriptional regulator, whose amino-acid sequence MSTMADVARSAGVSVATVSHVLNGTRPVLPHTRQAVLDAVETLGYTPNSLARSLVTSRTRSIGLAVSAISNPYFTEILQGVEAAALEAGYSLLIADPHDDPEHELKVVQLLHGRRVDGMIVAPSAEPGGLVAYLRRQAVPTVLLDRVLGPAGPGQEPFDQVCAENSGPMAELVTHLASLGHRRIGLVAGLPGLSTTDERIAGYRQGLAAAGLDADDALVVSGSSEATGAERATAALLALPAAPTALVTANNAMTIGALRALRERGLGVPGDIALACFDDFAWADLFAPRLTAIAQPSREMGARAVRVLLDRLAAPDREARTVRLPCAFVHRASCGCPEPRPGDAGSSMESTSQSEKGTTP is encoded by the coding sequence ATGTCCACCATGGCCGACGTGGCCCGGAGCGCCGGTGTCTCCGTGGCGACCGTCTCCCACGTGCTCAACGGCACGCGCCCGGTACTCCCCCACACCCGGCAGGCGGTGCTGGACGCCGTCGAGACCCTCGGCTACACGCCCAACTCCCTCGCCCGCTCCCTGGTGACCTCCCGGACCCGCTCCATCGGGCTCGCGGTGTCGGCGATCAGCAACCCCTACTTCACCGAGATCCTCCAGGGCGTGGAGGCGGCCGCACTGGAGGCGGGGTACAGCCTGCTCATCGCGGACCCGCACGACGACCCCGAGCACGAGCTGAAGGTGGTCCAGCTGCTGCACGGGCGCCGGGTGGACGGCATGATCGTCGCGCCCTCCGCCGAGCCGGGCGGACTCGTGGCGTACCTCCGGCGCCAGGCCGTGCCGACGGTGCTGCTGGACCGGGTGCTGGGCCCGGCCGGCCCGGGGCAGGAGCCGTTCGACCAGGTGTGCGCCGAGAACTCCGGGCCCATGGCCGAGCTGGTCACCCACCTCGCCTCCTTGGGACACCGGCGGATCGGCCTGGTCGCCGGGCTGCCGGGGCTCAGCACCACGGACGAGCGGATCGCGGGGTACCGGCAGGGCCTCGCGGCGGCGGGGCTCGACGCCGACGACGCCCTCGTGGTGTCCGGCAGCTCCGAGGCCACGGGTGCCGAGCGGGCCACGGCCGCGCTGCTCGCCCTGCCCGCCGCGCCCACGGCGCTGGTCACCGCCAACAACGCGATGACGATCGGTGCCCTGCGCGCCCTGCGGGAGCGTGGCCTGGGCGTGCCCGGCGACATCGCCCTCGCCTGCTTCGACGACTTCGCCTGGGCCGACCTGTTCGCACCCCGGCTCACCGCGATCGCCCAGCCCAGCCGGGAGATGGGCGCGCGGGCCGTCCGGGTGCTGCTGGACCGCCTGGCGGCGCCGGACCGGGAGGCCAGGACGGTACGGCTGCCCTGCGCCTTCGTCCACCGCGCCTCCTGCGGCTGCCCGGAGCCCCGGCCGGGAGACGCCGGGAGCAGCATGGAATCGACCTCGCAGTCCGAGAAGGGAACCACCCCGTGA
- a CDS encoding Rieske (2Fe-2S) protein encodes MPARSSASRRTVLRGAAVAPVAGLGLAACAAPQDDKGASAVTSSVDLGAEGEVAKGAAKLYRDHNVVVSRDGAGALKAYSLVCTHAGCVINKLQGTTLVCPCHGSEFDAVTGKVVQAPATEPLSELPVKVADGRIVAGPAA; translated from the coding sequence ATGCCCGCCCGATCGTCCGCGAGCCGCCGTACCGTCCTCCGAGGAGCCGCCGTGGCGCCGGTCGCCGGGCTCGGGCTGGCCGCCTGCGCCGCTCCCCAGGACGACAAGGGCGCCTCGGCGGTCACCTCCTCCGTCGACCTCGGGGCCGAGGGCGAGGTGGCCAAGGGCGCCGCGAAGCTCTACCGCGACCACAACGTGGTGGTCAGCCGGGACGGCGCGGGTGCCCTGAAGGCGTACAGCCTGGTCTGCACGCACGCCGGGTGCGTGATCAACAAACTGCAAGGCACGACCCTGGTCTGCCCCTGCCACGGCAGCGAGTTCGATGCCGTCACCGGCAAGGTGGTCCAGGCGCCGGCGACCGAGCCGCTGAGCGAGCTGCCGGTGAAGGTGGCGGACGGCCGGATCGTCGCGGGCCCGGCCGCCTGA
- the uvrA gene encoding excinuclease ABC subunit UvrA: MADRLIVRGAREHNLKNVSLDLPRDALIVFTGLSGSGKSSLAFDTIFAEGQRRYVESLSSYARQFLGQMDKPDVDFIEGLSPAVSIDQKSTSRNPRSTVGTITEVYDYLRLLFARIGKPHCPECGRPISRQSPQAIVDKVLELPEGSRFQVLSPLVRERKGEFVDLFADLQTKGYSRARVDGETIQLSEPPTLKKQEKHTIEVVVDRLTVKDSAKRRLTDSVETALGLSGGMVVLDFVDLPEDDPERERMFSEHLYCTYDDLSFEELEPRSFSFNSPFGACPECTGIGTRMEVDAELIVPDEDKSLDEGAIHPWSHGHTKDYFGRLINALADALGFRTDIPFAGLPQRAKKALLYGHKTQIEVRYRNRYGRERVYTTPFEGAVPFVKRRHSEAESDASRERFEGYMREVPCPSCEGTRLKPIVLAVSVMGKSIAEVSAMSISDCADFLGELKLNARDKKIAERVLKEVNERLRFLVDVGLDYLSLNRAAGTLSGGEAQRIRLATQIGSGLVGVLYVLDEPSIGLHQRDNHRLIETLVRLRDMGNTLIVVEHDEDTIKVADWIVDIGPGAGEHGGKVVHSGHLKELLANAESQTGQYLSGRKSIPLPGMRRPLDPSRQLVVRGARENNLQDIDVSFPLGVFTAVTGVSGSGKSTLVNDILYTHLARELNGARNVPGRHTRVDGDDLVDKVVHVDQSPIGRTPRSNPATYTGVFDHVRRLFAETTEAKVRGYQPGRFSFNVKGGRCENCSGDGTIKIEMNFLPDVYVPCEVCHGARYNRETLEVHYKGKSIADVLNMPIEEATDFFEAVPAISRHLRTLKDVGLGYVRLGQSATTLSGGEAQRVKLASELQKRSTGRTVYVLDEPTTGLHFEDISKLLKVLTGLVDKGNTVVVIEHNLDVIKTADWVIDMGPEGGAGGGLVVAEGTPEEVAAVPASHTGKFLREVLGADRVSDAGPVKAPRARKTAKKTAAKAVPAKANSTATAKAGTARKTAAKKTTRAPKA; this comes from the coding sequence GTGGCCGACCGTCTCATCGTCCGTGGCGCGCGCGAGCACAACCTGAAGAATGTCTCGCTCGACCTGCCGCGTGACGCGCTCATCGTCTTCACGGGCCTGTCCGGGTCGGGCAAGTCCTCCCTGGCCTTCGACACCATCTTCGCCGAGGGCCAGCGCCGCTACGTGGAGTCGCTCTCCTCGTACGCCCGCCAGTTCCTCGGGCAGATGGACAAGCCCGACGTCGACTTCATCGAGGGCCTCTCGCCCGCGGTCTCCATCGACCAGAAGTCGACCTCGCGCAACCCGCGCTCCACGGTCGGCACCATCACCGAGGTCTACGACTACCTGCGGCTGCTCTTCGCGCGCATCGGCAAGCCGCACTGCCCCGAGTGCGGCCGGCCCATCTCGCGCCAGTCGCCGCAGGCCATCGTGGACAAGGTGCTGGAACTGCCCGAGGGCAGCCGCTTCCAGGTCCTCTCCCCGCTGGTGCGCGAGCGCAAGGGCGAGTTCGTCGACCTCTTCGCCGACCTCCAGACCAAGGGCTACTCCCGCGCGCGGGTCGACGGCGAGACCATCCAGCTGTCCGAGCCGCCGACCCTGAAGAAGCAGGAGAAGCACACCATCGAGGTGGTCGTCGACCGCCTCACGGTGAAGGACTCCGCCAAGCGCCGCCTCACCGACTCCGTGGAGACCGCGCTCGGTCTCTCCGGCGGCATGGTCGTGCTCGACTTCGTCGACCTCCCCGAGGACGACCCCGAGCGCGAGCGGATGTTCTCGGAGCACCTCTACTGCACGTACGACGACCTGTCCTTCGAGGAGCTGGAGCCGCGCTCCTTCTCCTTCAACTCGCCCTTCGGCGCCTGCCCGGAGTGCACCGGCATCGGCACGCGCATGGAGGTCGACGCCGAGCTGATCGTCCCGGACGAGGACAAGTCGCTCGACGAGGGCGCCATCCACCCCTGGTCGCACGGCCACACCAAGGACTACTTCGGCCGGCTGATCAACGCTCTCGCGGACGCCCTCGGTTTCCGCACCGACATCCCCTTCGCCGGGCTGCCCCAGCGGGCCAAGAAGGCCCTGCTGTACGGCCACAAGACCCAGATCGAGGTCCGCTACCGCAACCGGTACGGCCGGGAGCGGGTGTACACCACCCCCTTCGAGGGCGCGGTGCCCTTCGTCAAGCGGCGGCACAGCGAGGCCGAGAGCGACGCCAGCCGGGAGCGCTTCGAGGGCTACATGCGCGAGGTGCCCTGCCCCTCCTGCGAGGGCACCCGTCTGAAGCCGATCGTCCTCGCGGTCTCCGTCATGGGGAAGTCGATCGCCGAGGTCTCCGCGATGTCGATCAGCGACTGCGCGGACTTCCTGGGCGAGCTGAAGCTGAACGCCCGTGACAAGAAGATCGCCGAGCGCGTGCTGAAGGAGGTCAACGAGCGGCTGCGCTTCCTGGTCGACGTCGGCCTGGACTACCTCTCCCTCAACCGCGCGGCCGGCACCCTGTCCGGCGGCGAGGCGCAGCGCATCCGCCTGGCGACCCAGATCGGCTCCGGCCTGGTCGGCGTGCTCTACGTGCTGGACGAGCCGTCCATCGGCCTGCACCAGCGGGACAACCACCGGCTGATCGAGACCCTGGTCCGGCTGCGCGACATGGGCAACACCCTCATCGTGGTCGAACACGACGAGGACACCATCAAGGTCGCCGACTGGATCGTGGACATCGGCCCCGGCGCCGGCGAGCACGGCGGCAAGGTCGTCCATAGCGGTCACCTCAAGGAGCTGCTGGCCAACGCGGAGTCGCAGACCGGCCAGTACCTCTCCGGCCGCAAGTCGATCCCGCTGCCGGGCATGCGCCGGCCGCTCGACCCGTCCCGTCAGCTCGTGGTGCGCGGCGCGCGGGAGAACAACCTCCAGGACATCGACGTGTCCTTCCCGCTGGGCGTCTTCACGGCCGTCACCGGTGTGTCCGGCTCGGGCAAGTCGACCCTGGTCAACGACATCCTCTACACCCACCTGGCCCGCGAGCTGAACGGCGCGCGGAACGTCCCCGGCCGCCACACGCGCGTGGACGGCGACGACCTGGTGGACAAGGTCGTGCACGTCGACCAGTCGCCCATCGGACGCACCCCGCGCTCCAACCCGGCGACCTACACCGGTGTCTTCGACCACGTCCGCAGGCTGTTCGCCGAGACCACCGAGGCGAAGGTGCGGGGCTACCAGCCCGGCCGCTTCTCCTTCAACGTCAAGGGCGGCCGCTGCGAGAACTGCTCGGGCGACGGCACGATCAAGATCGAGATGAACTTCCTCCCGGACGTGTACGTCCCGTGCGAGGTCTGCCACGGCGCCCGGTACAACCGGGAGACCCTGGAGGTCCACTACAAGGGCAAGTCCATCGCCGACGTGCTGAACATGCCGATCGAGGAGGCGACCGACTTCTTCGAGGCGGTGCCCGCCATCTCCCGGCACCTGCGCACCCTGAAGGACGTCGGCCTCGGCTATGTCCGGCTCGGCCAGTCCGCGACCACCCTGTCCGGTGGTGAGGCGCAGCGCGTCAAGCTCGCCAGCGAGCTGCAGAAGCGCTCCACCGGACGCACGGTCTACGTGCTGGACGAGCCGACCACCGGTCTGCACTTCGAGGACATCAGCAAGCTGCTGAAGGTCCTCACCGGTCTGGTGGACAAGGGCAACACGGTCGTCGTCATCGAGCACAACCTCGACGTGATCAAGACTGCCGACTGGGTCATCGACATGGGCCCGGAGGGCGGCGCGGGCGGCGGTCTCGTGGTCGCCGAGGGCACGCCCGAGGAGGTCGCGGCGGTCCCGGCCAGCCACACCGGCAAGTTCCTGCGCGAGGTCCTCGGTGCCGACCGGGTCAGCGACGCGGGCCCGGTGAAGGCCCCGAGGGCGCGGAAGACCGCGAAGAAGACGGCGGCGAAGGCGGTGCCGGCCAAGGCCAACAGCACCGCGACCGCCAAGGCCGGCACGGCCAGGAAGACGGCCGCCAAGAAGACGACGCGGGCCCCCAAGGCCTGA